A single region of the Enterobacter cloacae complex sp. R_G8 genome encodes:
- a CDS encoding nuclear transport factor 2 family protein, translating into MNTRPPLPPFTRESAIEKVRLAEDGWNSRDPAKIALAYSLDTQWRNRAEFATNRAEAQAFLERKWKKELDYRLIKELWAFTDNRIAVRYAYEWHDDSGNWFRSYGNENWEFEPDGLMKRRFACINDMPIKESERLFHWPLGRRPDDHPSLSDLGL; encoded by the coding sequence ATGAATACACGTCCCCCTTTACCGCCGTTCACCCGTGAAAGCGCCATTGAAAAAGTCAGGCTGGCAGAAGATGGCTGGAACAGCCGCGACCCGGCAAAAATCGCCCTGGCCTATTCACTGGACACGCAGTGGCGCAACCGTGCGGAGTTCGCCACGAACCGCGCGGAGGCGCAGGCGTTCCTTGAGCGGAAATGGAAGAAAGAGCTGGATTATCGCCTGATAAAAGAGCTTTGGGCGTTTACTGACAACCGCATCGCCGTACGCTATGCCTATGAATGGCATGATGATTCAGGCAACTGGTTCCGCTCTTACGGCAATGAAAACTGGGAGTTCGAGCCGGACGGCCTCATGAAGCGGCGTTTTGCCTGTATCAACGATATGCCCATCAAGGAATCTGAACGGCTCTTTCACTGGCCGCTGGGCAGACGCCCGGACGATCACCCGTCTCTGAGCGATCTGGGGTTATAG
- a CDS encoding TetR/AcrR family transcriptional regulator has product MTKNMNTPSTRGPLDHSVREQIVEAAFEHFGHYGYEKTTVAELAKSIGFSKAYIYKFFDSKQAIGEVICANRLALIMTAVETAIADAPSASEKMRRLFRALTEAGSELFFHDRKLYDIAAVAARDKWPSTERYTESLMKLIESIIVEGRQSGEFERKTPLDEVTYAIYMVMCPFINPVQLQYNLETAPTAALLLPSLILRSLAP; this is encoded by the coding sequence ATGACGAAAAATATGAACACCCCATCAACGCGTGGTCCCCTTGATCACTCTGTCCGCGAGCAAATCGTCGAAGCGGCGTTTGAGCACTTCGGCCATTATGGCTATGAAAAAACCACCGTGGCAGAACTGGCTAAATCCATCGGTTTTTCAAAAGCCTATATCTATAAATTTTTTGATTCCAAACAGGCGATTGGCGAGGTTATCTGCGCTAACCGCCTGGCGCTGATCATGACGGCAGTGGAAACAGCCATCGCCGACGCGCCCTCGGCCAGTGAAAAAATGCGCCGTCTTTTCCGGGCGTTAACTGAGGCTGGCAGCGAACTCTTTTTCCACGATCGTAAACTTTATGATATCGCCGCCGTTGCCGCGCGGGATAAGTGGCCGTCTACCGAGCGGTATACCGAGAGCCTGATGAAACTGATTGAAAGCATCATTGTTGAAGGCCGCCAAAGCGGGGAGTTCGAAAGAAAAACACCCCTGGATGAGGTGACCTACGCCATATACATGGTGATGTGCCCTTTCATCAACCCCGTGCAGTTGCAATATAACCTCGAAACCGCCCCGACCGCAGCACTCCTCCTCCCTTCCCTGATTTTACGAAGCCTGGCCCCCTGA
- a CDS encoding efflux RND transporter periplasmic adaptor subunit, whose translation MLRLHSARFAVCLLPFALVACGDNPATDDPRTQPPLVRSASVEPANDASRAFTGVVVARTQSDLGFRVQGKILERLVDTGQTVKQGQPLMRLDPVDLKLQAQAQQQAVDAAQARARKATSDEARYRGLVATGAVSASEYDQIKAAADAARAELSAARAQATVAQNATGYAVLLADSDGVVMETLAEPGQVVSAGQAVIRLARAGQREALVQLPETLRPAVGSEALATRYGSEAQPVTATLRLLSDAADTTTRTYEARYVLEGSLANAPLGATVTLHIEQNAERQVMQVPLASLYDAGKGPGVWRISAQPAKVMWQPVNVLSVSDDAAQVTGGVKPGEKIVALGAHLLHDGEAVRLAEQRGTALAGSQP comes from the coding sequence ATGCTCAGGCTTCATTCCGCCCGTTTTGCTGTTTGTCTCCTCCCTTTCGCCCTGGTGGCATGCGGTGATAACCCCGCCACCGACGATCCGCGCACCCAGCCACCGCTTGTCAGATCCGCTTCCGTTGAACCGGCGAACGACGCGTCCCGCGCGTTTACGGGTGTGGTCGTTGCCAGAACGCAAAGCGATCTCGGTTTCCGGGTTCAGGGCAAAATCCTTGAACGCCTTGTTGATACGGGGCAGACCGTTAAGCAGGGACAGCCGTTAATGCGCCTCGATCCTGTTGACCTGAAGTTACAGGCCCAAGCACAGCAGCAGGCGGTGGATGCCGCCCAGGCCCGGGCGAGAAAAGCCACCAGCGATGAGGCGCGCTATCGCGGCCTGGTGGCAACAGGTGCTGTCTCTGCCTCGGAGTACGACCAGATAAAAGCGGCGGCGGATGCCGCCAGAGCTGAGCTCAGTGCCGCCCGCGCGCAGGCCACCGTCGCGCAAAATGCGACCGGCTATGCCGTGCTGCTGGCCGATTCCGACGGCGTGGTCATGGAGACGCTTGCTGAACCCGGCCAGGTGGTCAGTGCGGGTCAGGCGGTGATCAGACTGGCCCGCGCAGGGCAACGCGAGGCGCTCGTCCAGTTGCCAGAGACATTGCGCCCTGCCGTCGGTAGTGAGGCGCTGGCAACCCGCTATGGCAGTGAGGCACAGCCTGTTACCGCGACACTGCGCCTGCTCTCTGATGCAGCCGATACCACCACCCGCACCTATGAAGCGCGCTATGTGCTGGAAGGTTCACTGGCTAACGCGCCGCTGGGTGCGACCGTCACCCTGCATATCGAACAAAATGCTGAACGTCAGGTAATGCAGGTTCCGCTGGCATCTCTGTACGATGCAGGCAAAGGGCCCGGCGTGTGGCGGATCTCCGCGCAGCCCGCAAAAGTGATGTGGCAGCCCGTCAACGTGCTGAGCGTGAGCGATGATGCCGCGCAGGTGACGGGCGGCGTCAAGCCGGGCGAGAAAATTGTGGCGTTGGGCGCGCATCTTCTGCATGACGGTGAAGCTGTCCGTCTGGCTGAACAACGCGGTACGGCTCTGGCGGGGAGTCAGCCATGA
- a CDS encoding efflux RND transporter permease subunit produces MSDGRFNLSALAVRERSVTLFLIILVTLAGIYAFFGLGRAEDPPFTVKQMTVITVWPGATAQEMQDQVAEPLEKRLQELKWYDRTETYTRPGMAFITLSLQDMTPPSEVQEEFYQARKKLGDESKNLPAGVTGPMINDEFADVTFALFALKAKGEPQRLLVRDAESLRQQLLHVPGVKKVNIIGEQAERIYIALSHDRLATMGLAPQDIFNALNNQNVLTPAGSIETQGAQIFIRLDGAFDTLQKIRDTPLVAQGKTLRLSDVATVERGYEDPPTLQIRNQREPALLLGIVMREGWNGLALGKALDAETVKINENLPLGMTLTKVTDQSVNIRSSVDEFMIKFFVALLVVMVVCFVSMGWRVGVVVAAAVPLTLAVVFVVMEAAGINFDRVTLGSLILALGLLVDDAIIAIEMMVVKMEEGYDRIKASAYAWSHTAAPMLAGTLVTAIGFMPNGFAQSTAGEYTSNMFWIVGIALIASWLVAVVFTPYLGVKILPDIAKVEGGHAAIYNTPRYNRFRQLLARVIARKWIVAGSVVFIFTLAVLGMGLVKKQFFPTSDRPEVLVEVQMPYGTSIEQTSAATAKIEAWLKQQPEASIVTAYIGQGSPRFYLAMAPELPDPSFAKIVVMTDNQTSREALKFRLREAVASGLAPEARVRVTQLVFGPYSPFPVAWRVMGPDVDQLRDIADKVKGVLQASPMMRTVNTDWGSRVPTLHFTLDQNRLQATGLTSNSVAQQLQFLLSGVPITTVREDIRAVQVTGRAAGDIRLDPAKIEGFTLVGSTGQRVPLSQIGQIEVKMEDPLLRRRDRTPTITVRGDIADNLQPPDVSVAIMKQLKPIIDTLPPGYRIEMAGSIEESGKATQAMVPLFPIMIALTLLIIIVQVRSLSAMVMVFLTAPLGLVGVVPTLLLFNQPFGINALVGLIALSGILMRNTLILIGQITHNQKEGLAPFDAVVEATVQRARPVLLTALAAVLAFIPLTHSVFWGTLAYTLIGGTLGGTIITLVFLPAMYAIWFRIRPAR; encoded by the coding sequence ATGAGCGACGGACGCTTCAACCTCTCAGCGCTTGCCGTGCGCGAGCGCTCAGTCACGTTGTTTCTGATTATTCTGGTGACGCTTGCCGGTATTTACGCCTTCTTTGGACTGGGACGCGCGGAAGATCCCCCGTTCACGGTAAAGCAAATGACGGTGATTACCGTCTGGCCCGGCGCAACCGCACAGGAAATGCAGGATCAGGTTGCTGAACCGCTGGAAAAACGGCTCCAGGAACTCAAGTGGTATGACCGCACTGAAACCTATACCCGCCCGGGCATGGCGTTTATCACCCTCTCCTTACAGGACATGACGCCCCCCTCCGAGGTGCAGGAAGAGTTCTATCAGGCGCGCAAAAAGCTTGGCGATGAGAGCAAAAATCTCCCGGCAGGCGTGACGGGCCCGATGATCAATGACGAGTTTGCGGATGTCACCTTTGCCCTCTTTGCGCTGAAGGCAAAGGGCGAACCACAGCGTCTGCTGGTGCGTGATGCTGAAAGCCTGCGCCAGCAGCTTCTGCATGTGCCTGGCGTCAAAAAAGTGAACATCATCGGCGAACAGGCCGAGCGGATTTACATCGCCCTTTCTCATGACCGTCTGGCGACGATGGGGCTGGCGCCGCAGGATATTTTCAACGCGCTGAACAATCAGAACGTTCTCACGCCAGCAGGCTCCATAGAAACACAGGGTGCGCAGATCTTTATTCGCCTTGATGGTGCTTTTGATACGTTGCAGAAAATCCGCGATACGCCACTGGTCGCTCAGGGTAAAACGCTCAGGCTGTCTGATGTGGCAACGGTTGAACGCGGTTATGAAGATCCTCCGACGCTGCAGATCCGTAACCAGCGTGAACCGGCGCTGCTGTTAGGTATTGTGATGCGGGAGGGCTGGAACGGTCTGGCGCTGGGGAAAGCGCTGGATGCCGAAACGGTTAAGATCAACGAAAATCTGCCGCTGGGAATGACCCTGACCAAAGTCACCGATCAGTCCGTGAATATCCGCTCGTCGGTGGATGAATTTATGATCAAATTCTTCGTCGCCCTGCTTGTGGTGATGGTGGTGTGCTTTGTCAGCATGGGCTGGCGCGTGGGCGTGGTGGTCGCGGCGGCGGTTCCCCTGACGCTGGCAGTCGTCTTCGTGGTGATGGAGGCGGCGGGGATAAACTTTGACCGCGTAACGCTGGGCTCGCTGATCCTTGCTCTGGGTTTGCTGGTTGACGATGCCATTATCGCCATTGAAATGATGGTGGTGAAAATGGAGGAAGGCTACGATCGCATCAAGGCCTCCGCTTACGCCTGGAGCCATACCGCCGCCCCCATGCTGGCCGGTACCCTCGTGACGGCAATTGGCTTTATGCCAAACGGGTTCGCCCAGTCGACCGCCGGAGAATACACCAGCAATATGTTCTGGATTGTCGGCATCGCCCTGATTGCCTCCTGGCTGGTTGCGGTGGTGTTCACGCCCTATCTTGGCGTTAAGATCCTGCCAGATATCGCCAAAGTCGAAGGCGGTCATGCCGCCATCTATAATACCCCGCGCTATAACCGTTTTCGCCAGCTGCTGGCCCGGGTGATTGCCAGAAAGTGGATCGTGGCCGGTTCCGTGGTCTTCATTTTTACCCTGGCCGTGTTGGGTATGGGACTGGTAAAAAAACAGTTTTTCCCTACGTCCGACCGCCCGGAAGTGCTGGTGGAAGTGCAGATGCCTTATGGCACCTCCATTGAGCAGACCAGCGCCGCAACGGCGAAAATCGAAGCGTGGTTAAAACAGCAGCCGGAGGCCAGCATCGTGACCGCCTACATCGGGCAGGGTTCACCACGTTTTTACCTGGCCATGGCACCTGAATTACCCGATCCCTCTTTTGCAAAAATCGTGGTGATGACGGACAACCAGACGTCACGTGAGGCGCTCAAGTTCCGGCTCCGGGAAGCGGTCGCCAGTGGACTTGCGCCGGAAGCGCGCGTGCGCGTAACGCAACTGGTGTTTGGCCCCTACTCCCCCTTCCCGGTTGCCTGGCGTGTGATGGGGCCCGATGTCGATCAGCTTCGCGACATCGCCGATAAGGTTAAAGGCGTTCTGCAGGCCAGCCCGATGATGAGAACCGTCAACACCGACTGGGGGTCACGGGTTCCCACACTGCATTTTACCCTCGATCAGAACCGTCTGCAGGCCACCGGCTTGACCTCAAATAGCGTGGCTCAGCAGCTCCAGTTTCTGTTATCGGGTGTACCGATTACCACCGTGCGCGAAGATATTCGTGCAGTACAGGTTACAGGGCGCGCTGCGGGTGATATTCGTCTGGATCCGGCGAAGATCGAAGGATTTACCCTGGTTGGCAGCACGGGACAGCGCGTTCCGCTGTCACAAATCGGTCAGATTGAGGTCAAAATGGAAGACCCGCTCCTGCGTCGTCGCGACCGCACGCCCACCATTACCGTGCGCGGAGATATCGCCGACAATCTTCAGCCACCGGATGTGTCGGTGGCGATCATGAAACAGCTAAAACCGATCATTGATACGCTCCCGCCAGGATACCGCATTGAGATGGCAGGATCGATTGAGGAATCGGGTAAAGCCACACAGGCCATGGTGCCGCTGTTCCCGATAATGATTGCCCTGACGTTACTGATCATCATTGTGCAGGTGCGATCTCTCTCGGCGATGGTGATGGTCTTTCTGACTGCCCCGCTGGGCCTTGTCGGCGTGGTTCCCACGCTGCTGCTGTTCAATCAGCCTTTTGGTATCAATGCGCTTGTCGGGTTGATTGCGCTTTCGGGCATTCTTATGCGAAATACGTTGATCCTTATCGGCCAGATTACGCATAACCAGAAGGAAGGTCTCGCCCCGTTCGATGCGGTGGTCGAAGCAACCGTCCAGCGGGCACGACCAGTGTTACTGACAGCCCTGGCCGCCGTGCTGGCATTCATACCGCTGACCCATTCCGTATTCTGGGGGACGCTGGCCTATACACTGATTGGCGGGACGCTGGGCGGAACGATCATCACCCTGGTGTTCCTGCCGGCGATGTATGCGATCTGGTTCAGGATCCGTCCTGCGAGGTAA
- a CDS encoding oxidoreductase: MAFAKNLLITGVSSGFGRALAEEALAAGHRVVGTVRNREAQQAFEALDAQRAYGRLLDVTDVARIDEVVAEIESTVGPVDILVNNAGYGHEGILEESSLDAMYRQFEVNVFGAVAMIKAVLPGMRQRRRGHIINITSMGSFITMPGISYYCGSKFALEGISETLSKELAPFNIHVTAVAPGSFRTDWAGRSMVRSARSIPDYDALFEPVRQARKEKSGKQPGDPVKAARAMLAIMENQNPPTHLLLGSDALNLVREKLAALGKEIDRWEEVTRSTDG; the protein is encoded by the coding sequence ATGGCATTTGCAAAAAACCTGTTAATCACCGGCGTCAGCAGCGGTTTTGGTCGTGCGCTGGCCGAGGAAGCCCTCGCCGCGGGCCATCGGGTTGTCGGTACTGTGCGAAACCGTGAAGCACAGCAGGCGTTCGAAGCGCTTGATGCGCAACGGGCTTACGGTCGCCTGCTTGATGTCACTGACGTTGCACGTATTGATGAGGTGGTGGCGGAGATCGAATCCACCGTTGGACCGGTTGATATTCTTGTCAATAATGCGGGTTATGGCCATGAAGGGATACTGGAGGAATCCTCGCTCGACGCGATGTACCGGCAGTTTGAGGTGAATGTGTTCGGCGCAGTGGCGATGATCAAAGCCGTGCTACCTGGCATGCGCCAGCGACGTCGCGGCCATATCATCAATATCACCTCGATGGGCAGCTTCATCACGATGCCCGGCATCAGTTATTACTGCGGCAGTAAATTTGCCCTGGAAGGGATATCAGAAACGTTAAGCAAAGAGCTGGCACCGTTCAACATACATGTGACCGCAGTGGCGCCGGGGTCGTTTCGTACCGACTGGGCCGGACGATCAATGGTACGCAGCGCGCGCAGTATCCCGGATTACGACGCATTATTCGAACCTGTTCGTCAGGCACGCAAGGAAAAAAGCGGTAAGCAACCGGGCGATCCCGTGAAGGCTGCACGCGCCATGCTGGCAATAATGGAGAATCAGAACCCACCAACGCATTTATTGTTAGGCAGTGACGCATTGAACCTGGTGCGGGAAAAGCTCGCCGCATTAGGGAAAGAAATTGATCGGTGGGAAGAGGTCACGCGATCGACGGATGGGTAA
- a CDS encoding AraC family transcriptional regulator, with protein MSKMLTLMKSLAVQEGYNLTALPDVRILRADRPLSRTPVLYDPGIVIVCQGSKRGFFGQQTYLYDEQHYLAVSVPVPFVMETDASAEHPLLAIYMHLDFQLAAELMLQIEQHNNPHPPAAPQSMMSSPMDSAVKTAVLRLLEVLNNPFEAAILGPGRVRELYFRVLTGAQGTAMRAALALQGQFGKIGKVLQRIHVTYAEPLTLTQLAMEAGMSVPTFHSHFKAITRMPPMQYVKSVRLHQARMLMVRQHITAAAASYAVGYESPSQFNREFKRLFGLPPAEEIKRMQRNFAVPPVQQASAFVSSH; from the coding sequence ATGTCCAAAATGCTCACCTTAATGAAATCCCTTGCGGTGCAGGAGGGGTACAACCTGACGGCATTGCCTGATGTGCGAATTTTGCGCGCCGATCGCCCACTTTCCAGAACACCAGTGCTTTACGATCCGGGTATTGTGATTGTCTGCCAGGGAAGCAAACGTGGCTTTTTCGGTCAGCAGACCTATCTCTATGATGAGCAACACTATCTGGCGGTTTCGGTACCGGTGCCGTTTGTGATGGAAACTGATGCCTCGGCAGAACATCCGTTGCTGGCGATTTATATGCATCTGGATTTTCAACTTGCTGCGGAGCTGATGTTGCAGATTGAACAGCATAACAACCCGCATCCGCCCGCCGCGCCGCAAAGTATGATGTCGAGCCCAATGGATAGTGCGGTCAAAACGGCCGTGCTGCGCCTGCTTGAAGTCCTGAACAATCCGTTTGAGGCGGCGATCCTCGGTCCCGGGCGGGTACGTGAGCTCTATTTCCGGGTGTTAACGGGCGCCCAGGGAACCGCCATGCGCGCCGCACTGGCCCTGCAGGGGCAGTTCGGTAAGATTGGCAAAGTGCTACAACGTATCCACGTCACCTACGCAGAGCCGTTAACGTTGACGCAACTGGCAATGGAAGCTGGAATGAGTGTGCCGACGTTCCATAGCCATTTCAAAGCGATAACCCGAATGCCGCCGATGCAGTATGTAAAATCGGTACGCCTGCACCAGGCGCGAATGTTGATGGTGCGTCAGCATATCACCGCCGCTGCCGCGAGCTATGCCGTCGGCTATGAAAGCCCGTCGCAATTCAATCGCGAGTTTAAACGCCTGTTTGGTCTGCCGCCGGCAGAGGAGATAAAACGCATGCAGCGTAACTTTGCTGTTCCGCCGGTGCAGCAAGCGTCGGCGTTTGTTTCTTCGCATTAG
- a CDS encoding TetR/AcrR family transcriptional regulator, translated as MFERSQKAREIMANTRQLLTTGGYKSFSYADLAERVGIRKASIHHHFPAKEDLVKAVVQEYRAEAQAGMAAMDRQINDPLVKVKSYADFWSTCIKDGSSPFCICVMLAVELPTLPPDIAAEVTGHFSDLSDWLASLLRAGEAQGVFQLKDSAEAEARALMAGIHGAMLAARAFNNPQVFDQIAWPLINNVVKVA; from the coding sequence ATGTTCGAACGTTCGCAGAAAGCGCGTGAAATTATGGCTAATACCCGACAACTGCTCACTACCGGAGGGTATAAGAGTTTTAGCTACGCCGACCTTGCCGAGCGAGTGGGTATCCGAAAAGCCAGTATCCATCACCATTTTCCGGCTAAAGAAGATTTAGTGAAGGCCGTGGTACAGGAGTACCGCGCAGAAGCCCAGGCGGGTATGGCGGCCATGGATCGGCAAATCAACGATCCCCTCGTGAAAGTGAAAAGTTATGCCGATTTCTGGTCGACTTGTATCAAAGATGGCTCTTCGCCATTTTGTATCTGCGTAATGCTTGCCGTTGAGTTGCCAACATTACCTCCGGACATTGCCGCTGAAGTCACCGGCCATTTCAGCGATCTTTCTGACTGGCTGGCCTCCTTACTGCGCGCGGGTGAAGCCCAGGGTGTTTTCCAGCTTAAGGATTCTGCGGAGGCTGAAGCCAGGGCGCTGATGGCTGGCATACACGGTGCCATGCTGGCTGCACGGGCATTCAACAATCCGCAGGTGTTTGATCAGATTGCCTGGCCGTTGATCAACAATGTCGTAAAAGTAGCCTGA
- a CDS encoding DUF308 domain-containing protein: MSDSIDYGNQQNWLKQYYFARTVFSVLWVIAVFTAGQSSHFWASSLLILYPAWDALANYIDALKSGGFSRSRMQTVNIIVSAITTLTVTVNISSINDVIRIFGCWAILSGLLQLGAAVQRWKKYGAQWSMILSGAQSALAGAFFIFQARTPEPPSINNIAGYAAFGAVYFCISAVSLTVRQKREAKQPG; encoded by the coding sequence ATGTCCGACAGTATTGATTACGGGAATCAGCAGAACTGGCTGAAACAGTATTATTTTGCCCGCACGGTTTTCTCCGTTTTATGGGTTATTGCCGTGTTTACCGCAGGTCAGTCTTCCCATTTCTGGGCATCGTCCTTGCTTATTCTGTACCCCGCCTGGGATGCACTCGCTAATTATATTGATGCGCTGAAAAGCGGTGGATTTAGTCGTAGCCGAATGCAGACAGTGAATATTATCGTCAGCGCCATCACAACGCTTACCGTGACCGTCAACATTAGCAGTATAAATGATGTGATTCGTATATTCGGTTGCTGGGCAATATTATCAGGCCTGCTGCAGCTGGGCGCTGCGGTTCAGCGCTGGAAAAAGTATGGAGCGCAATGGAGCATGATATTAAGTGGTGCTCAGTCTGCACTGGCAGGCGCATTTTTTATCTTTCAGGCCCGGACGCCTGAGCCACCGTCTATAAATAATATTGCGGGTTATGCTGCGTTTGGTGCCGTCTATTTTTGTATTTCAGCCGTGTCGCTAACCGTTCGGCAAAAAAGAGAAGCGAAACAGCCAGGCTGA
- a CDS encoding catalase family peroxidase, with protein MNIKTQVNRQTLMRLALVGIIPLILLLLFLWAGGWLTPERLTSDKLVNVLQQSGGVHEGYRRNHAKGMCVLGTFISNGNASTLSRALLFSKGETPVTGRFAIAGGNPAAPDYAVPVRSMALAFQQANGEQWRTGMNAMPFFPVSSVEGFYELQTATLPDPATGKPNPEKLNAFAMKHPEINAFFAWAKQYVPSSSWASDRFNSLNAFRLIDKAGNEHLVRWSMVPHTAFSPISDADKQNKDFLQQDLVRRLNEGALEWDLVFTLAQAGDKSNDATKVWPADRKTMNAGTLVLSKAIPQQQGPCNDINYDPLILPDGIAASDDPILNARSSAYAKSYNLRTHEQAQQAGEHL; from the coding sequence ATGAATATCAAAACACAGGTAAACCGACAGACGCTGATGCGTCTGGCGCTGGTCGGAATTATTCCACTGATTCTTTTATTATTATTTTTATGGGCTGGCGGCTGGCTTACTCCTGAACGTCTGACGTCGGATAAGCTGGTCAATGTATTACAACAGTCGGGTGGCGTTCATGAAGGCTATCGTCGAAATCATGCAAAAGGCATGTGCGTACTGGGCACATTTATCTCAAACGGCAATGCCAGCACGCTGTCACGCGCCTTACTGTTCAGCAAAGGGGAAACCCCTGTCACAGGACGTTTTGCCATTGCCGGCGGTAACCCCGCAGCGCCGGATTATGCCGTGCCTGTCCGGAGTATGGCGCTGGCTTTTCAACAGGCAAATGGTGAGCAGTGGCGCACGGGTATGAATGCCATGCCATTTTTTCCCGTCAGTTCCGTTGAAGGTTTCTATGAACTGCAAACAGCGACCCTGCCAGATCCAGCCACCGGAAAGCCGAATCCAGAAAAATTGAATGCCTTTGCCATGAAGCATCCTGAAATCAATGCGTTTTTCGCATGGGCTAAGCAATACGTCCCCTCTTCTAGCTGGGCCAGCGATCGCTTCAACAGTCTGAATGCTTTTCGCCTGATTGATAAGGCAGGCAATGAACATCTGGTGCGCTGGAGTATGGTGCCGCATACCGCGTTTTCTCCCATAAGCGATGCCGATAAGCAGAATAAGGATTTTCTGCAACAGGATCTCGTTCGTCGCCTGAACGAGGGTGCGCTGGAATGGGATTTAGTCTTCACGCTGGCGCAGGCGGGAGATAAAAGTAACGATGCCACAAAAGTGTGGCCAGCCGACCGGAAAACGATGAATGCCGGAACGTTAGTGTTAAGCAAAGCGATCCCTCAACAGCAGGGGCCCTGTAATGACATCAACTACGATCCCCTGATTTTGCCTGACGGCATTGCCGCGTCTGATGATCCGATACTTAACGCACGATCGTCGGCTTACGCCAAATCCTACAATCTGCGCACCCATGAACAGGCGCAACAAGCAGGAGAACATTTATGA
- a CDS encoding cytochrome b — MKKVDYFHPLLRVLHWLMAAAILIMLFIGVAMVSTVSSLHSMLVSIHKPLGVMILLLVIVRVWVRVTTTTPSLPASIPAWQRGMAHFSHWALYLMMLAQPLIGWAMLSAAGYPVTLGNGIVLPPIMGVNNNWYAVLRPLHTWVALALFATVMLHLAAALLHAFVLRDGVFSSMTGIRKP, encoded by the coding sequence ATGAAAAAGGTCGATTATTTTCATCCACTCCTGCGCGTCCTGCACTGGCTAATGGCCGCGGCGATCCTCATTATGTTGTTTATCGGTGTGGCGATGGTCTCGACCGTCTCCTCCCTGCACAGCATGCTGGTGTCGATCCACAAGCCTTTGGGGGTGATGATATTGCTTCTGGTGATCGTTCGCGTATGGGTGCGAGTCACCACGACTACCCCCTCTTTGCCAGCCTCCATACCTGCCTGGCAGCGCGGAATGGCCCATTTTTCGCACTGGGCGCTCTATCTGATGATGCTGGCACAACCGCTTATTGGATGGGCAATGCTCTCAGCGGCAGGGTATCCCGTCACTCTGGGTAACGGGATCGTCCTGCCACCCATCATGGGCGTGAATAATAACTGGTATGCGGTACTGCGGCCGCTTCACACCTGGGTTGCTCTTGCACTGTTCGCGACAGTGATGCTTCATCTTGCGGCGGCGCTGCTACATGCTTTCGTGCTACGTGACGGCGTGTTCAGCAGTATGACGGGGATCCGTAAACCGTAG
- a CDS encoding LysR family transcriptional regulator → MEWGDVRVFLAVMRKGSFGEAARSLGVSHPTVGRRIKALEVEAQQALFRRTKEGLVLTDAGDRVLKLAETVENAALAMERRLAGNHERLEGILRISSAEWFANYVLAPVLSELTRRHPAIVPEVIASYRLLNLSRRDADIAFRIVPFTEPDIVQRRLMTIPYALYGTPEVAGLAQHNPAAVGLILMNTAQSHFSDVAWLLDRFPQSRRMFTSTSRAVQAQMCQRGMGIAVLPRPLGDAIPGLQPIGMPEPPPSKDIWVGYHSDLRHMDRLRVMLDIADALLADPATAAT, encoded by the coding sequence ATGGAGTGGGGCGACGTCAGGGTATTTCTTGCAGTTATGCGTAAAGGCTCTTTCGGGGAGGCAGCCCGCAGCCTTGGTGTGAGCCATCCAACGGTTGGGCGGCGGATAAAGGCGCTTGAGGTTGAAGCCCAGCAAGCCCTGTTTCGCCGGACGAAGGAGGGCCTGGTGCTGACAGATGCCGGAGACAGGGTTCTGAAGCTGGCAGAAACGGTGGAAAATGCCGCGCTGGCGATGGAGCGGCGTCTGGCCGGGAATCATGAACGTCTTGAAGGGATATTACGGATTTCTTCTGCAGAGTGGTTTGCTAACTATGTACTGGCACCTGTCCTGAGCGAGCTGACGCGCCGCCATCCGGCGATTGTGCCGGAGGTCATCGCGAGCTACCGTTTGCTCAATCTGTCGCGCCGTGATGCCGACATCGCGTTTCGCATCGTGCCCTTTACCGAGCCGGACATTGTCCAGCGCCGCCTGATGACTATTCCCTATGCACTGTATGGAACGCCGGAAGTTGCCGGGCTCGCGCAACACAACCCGGCCGCAGTGGGGCTGATTCTGATGAATACGGCACAATCCCATTTTTCTGACGTCGCCTGGCTGCTGGACAGGTTCCCGCAATCACGTCGTATGTTCACCAGTACCAGCCGGGCCGTACAGGCGCAGATGTGCCAGCGGGGAATGGGCATCGCCGTGCTGCCGCGACCGCTTGGCGATGCCATTCCCGGATTGCAGCCCATTGGCATGCCGGAGCCACCACCGTCCAAAGATATCTGGGTAGGGTATCACTCTGATCTCCGGCATATGGATCGCCTGCGCGTGATGCTGGATATTGCCGATGCGTTGCTCGCTGACCCTGCGACAGCTGCCACATGA